The Palleronia sp. THAF1 genome window below encodes:
- the rpsT gene encoding 30S ribosomal protein S20 — MANTPQSKKRARQNERRYQINKARRSRIRTYLRRVEEAIESGDQSAAKEALQAAQPELMRGVTKGLMHKNTASRKMSRLSNRVKSLS; from the coding sequence ATGGCCAATACCCCCCAGTCCAAGAAGCGCGCTCGCCAGAACGAGCGTCGCTACCAAATCAACAAAGCCCGCCGCTCGCGCATCCGCACCTACCTGCGCCGCGTCGAAGAGGCCATCGAATCGGGCGACCAGTCCGCTGCGAAAGAAGCCCTGCAGGCCGCTCAGCCCGAGCTGATGCGCGGTGTGACCAAGGGTCTGATGCACAAGAACACGGCGTCGCGGAAGATGTCCCGCCTGTCGAATCGCGTGAAGTCGCTGAGCTGA